The Candidatus Effluviviaceae Genus V sp. genome includes a window with the following:
- a CDS encoding bifunctional 5,10-methylene-tetrahydrofolate dehydrogenase/5,10-methylene-tetrahydrofolate cyclohydrolase: MTTVLRGKPIASAIREEIAEGSAELAGDGAPPLLAVVLVGEDPASAIYTKSIERNAAKVGVATRVVGLDAGIGTGGVEEAIARLSRDEEVHGIILQQPLPETIDASVVERIAPEKDVDGATVRSLGLLLKGEECFAPCTAEAVVEMLVRGQIDIEGRHVVIVGRSAVVGKPLANLLLRKSRRGNATVTVCHSRTRDLAVHTSAADILVVAVGRPNAVTGGMMRPGAVVVDVGVNRIDDPGTEKGYRVVGDVNYEDALERASVVTPVPGGVGTLTTTLLLRNTLAAARRAGGADDPDGSGASG, translated from the coding sequence ATGACGACGGTCCTGAGGGGCAAGCCGATCGCTTCGGCCATTCGTGAGGAGATCGCGGAGGGAAGCGCGGAGCTCGCCGGAGACGGGGCGCCGCCGCTCCTGGCGGTCGTGCTCGTCGGCGAGGACCCCGCGTCGGCCATCTACACGAAGAGCATCGAGCGCAACGCAGCGAAGGTCGGTGTCGCCACCCGCGTCGTCGGCCTCGATGCCGGGATCGGAACAGGCGGCGTCGAAGAGGCGATCGCCCGACTCTCGCGGGACGAAGAGGTGCACGGGATCATCCTGCAGCAGCCACTGCCGGAGACGATCGACGCGTCGGTGGTGGAGAGGATCGCTCCCGAGAAGGACGTCGATGGTGCGACGGTGCGGTCGCTCGGGCTTCTTCTGAAGGGTGAGGAGTGCTTCGCCCCGTGTACGGCCGAGGCCGTCGTCGAGATGCTCGTTCGCGGACAGATCGATATCGAGGGACGGCACGTCGTCATCGTGGGGCGGAGTGCGGTGGTCGGTAAGCCGCTGGCCAATCTGCTTCTCAGAAAGTCGCGTCGAGGGAATGCGACGGTGACGGTCTGTCACTCGAGAACACGCGACCTCGCCGTGCACACGAGCGCAGCCGACATCCTTGTCGTCGCCGTCGGCAGGCCGAACGCAGTGACGGGTGGCATGATGCGTCCGGGAGCCGTGGTGGTCGACGTCGGCGTCAACCGAATCGACGACCCCGGGACGGAGAAGGGCTATCGCGTCGTCGGAGACGTCAACTACGAGGATGCTCTCGAGCGCGCGTCCGTCGTGACGCCCGTGCCGGGCGGCGTCGGCACGCTGACAACGACGCTGCTCCTGAGGAACACCCTGGCCGCAGCGCGACGGGCCGGGGGCGCTGACGACCCCGACGGATCCGGAGCGAGCGGATGA
- a CDS encoding TIGR00282 family metallophosphoesterase, producing MRLLFVGDIVGRPGRRAVSRLLGGIVDERSVDFVVANCENAAGGIGVTPKIADELLARGIDVLTGGNHTWNRRDVFDYLDSSERILRPANYPPGAPGRGAAVVTSRSGVPVGIVNLEGRVFMRQIDCPFREGRRLVDELLAETPIVLVDIHAEATSEKLALGWYLAGRASAVVGTHTHIQTADERILEGHTAYITDAGMTGPWRSVIGVRTELSVARFVTGLPQRFETADGPSVLSGFLVDIDETTGAARAVDRVLEHSPDEE from the coding sequence TTGCGCCTTCTGTTCGTCGGTGACATCGTAGGTCGCCCCGGGAGGCGGGCCGTGTCCCGCCTCCTCGGGGGCATCGTGGACGAGCGGTCCGTCGACTTCGTCGTGGCCAACTGCGAGAACGCCGCCGGCGGCATCGGCGTGACGCCGAAGATAGCCGACGAGCTCCTGGCGCGTGGTATCGACGTGCTGACCGGTGGGAATCACACGTGGAACCGCCGCGACGTCTTCGATTACCTCGACAGCTCCGAACGCATCCTGAGGCCGGCGAACTACCCGCCCGGCGCCCCTGGGCGCGGCGCTGCGGTCGTCACGAGCCGCTCGGGCGTGCCGGTCGGGATCGTCAACCTCGAGGGACGCGTCTTCATGCGGCAGATCGACTGTCCCTTCCGCGAGGGGAGGCGGCTCGTCGATGAGCTTCTTGCCGAGACGCCGATCGTCCTCGTCGACATTCACGCGGAGGCGACGTCCGAGAAACTCGCCCTCGGCTGGTATCTCGCCGGCAGGGCGAGTGCCGTCGTCGGCACCCACACCCACATCCAGACGGCCGACGAGCGCATCCTCGAAGGACATACGGCCTACATCACGGACGCCGGGATGACGGGTCCGTGGCGTTCGGTGATCGGCGTGCGCACGGAACTCTCGGTGGCGCGGTTCGTCACCGGACTTCCGCAGCGTTTCGAGACGGCGGACGGTCCCTCCGTACTCTCGGGCTTCCTCGTCGACATCGACGAGACCACGGGGGCCGCGCGGGCCGTCGACCGCGTTCTCGAACACAGTCCGGACGAGGAGTAG
- the xseB gene encoding exodeoxyribonuclease VII small subunit has product MAGKKSVEEKLRRLEELVSELESGDLALEASLKAFEEGMRLAGQLAEDLEKSRERILKLEKDLGGHRLEPLDEEVEEGDDDA; this is encoded by the coding sequence GTGGCCGGAAAGAAATCCGTCGAAGAGAAGCTGAGACGGCTCGAGGAACTCGTGTCCGAACTCGAGAGCGGCGACCTCGCGCTCGAGGCCTCGCTGAAGGCGTTCGAGGAGGGCATGCGACTCGCCGGGCAGCTCGCGGAGGACCTCGAGAAGTCCCGCGAGAGGATCCTCAAGCTCGAGAAGGACCTGGGCGGGCACCGGCTGGAGCCGCTCGACGAGGAGGTCGAAGAGGGCGACGATGACGCGTGA
- the xseA gene encoding exodeoxyribonuclease VII large subunit, with product MMEGTEGLLKESADNVLTVSDVTGRIKALLETGFPLVWVEGEISNFVHHSSGHMYFTLKDASSSLPAVMFRGRNARLSFRPENGAKVRAHGRISIYEPQGKYQIIVDRMREAGVGDLAAAFERLKRRLADEGLFDPAHKRPIPAFPGTVAVVTSPTGAAVRDVVRVVRSRAPWIRLVVAPTRVQGAGAAEEIAEAIRLVDEWGEADVMIVGRGGGSLEDLWAFNEEVVARAVHGAKTPVVSAVGHEVDFSITDFAADVRAATPSNAGELVAPDRTELLRNVASAETRLVRAVSRWYEDRYGRLRAALAAYAFKRPLERVEAAEQRVDELVWRAGATARAALDRVDAELARLRAALEAGDPAGLLERGYALVARDEDGRPVRSIGEVSPGAGIRVTIVDGSLGCTVDSVDPQTREDRWPERNPSKRS from the coding sequence ATGATGGAAGGTACCGAGGGCCTCCTCAAGGAGAGCGCCGACAACGTCCTCACGGTCTCGGACGTGACGGGTCGCATCAAGGCGCTGCTCGAGACCGGGTTCCCCCTCGTCTGGGTTGAGGGAGAGATCTCGAACTTCGTCCATCACTCGTCGGGCCACATGTACTTCACGCTGAAGGACGCGTCGAGCAGTCTGCCGGCCGTCATGTTCCGCGGAAGGAACGCCCGGCTGTCGTTCCGCCCGGAGAACGGTGCCAAGGTCAGGGCGCACGGGCGGATCTCGATCTACGAACCGCAGGGGAAGTACCAGATCATCGTCGACAGAATGCGGGAGGCCGGCGTCGGCGATCTGGCGGCCGCATTCGAGCGTCTGAAGAGACGACTGGCCGACGAGGGGCTCTTCGACCCCGCCCACAAGCGTCCGATCCCGGCGTTCCCCGGGACGGTCGCGGTCGTCACGTCGCCGACCGGGGCGGCCGTGCGGGACGTCGTACGCGTCGTGCGTTCGCGGGCGCCGTGGATCCGTCTGGTCGTGGCCCCGACCCGCGTTCAGGGCGCCGGCGCCGCCGAGGAGATCGCGGAGGCGATCCGGCTCGTGGACGAGTGGGGCGAGGCTGACGTCATGATCGTCGGCCGCGGAGGCGGCTCGCTTGAGGACCTCTGGGCTTTCAACGAGGAAGTGGTCGCCCGGGCCGTTCACGGAGCGAAGACCCCGGTCGTGTCGGCAGTCGGTCACGAGGTCGATTTCTCCATCACGGATTTCGCGGCCGACGTAAGAGCGGCGACACCGTCGAACGCCGGGGAGCTGGTGGCGCCCGACCGGACGGAGCTGCTGAGGAATGTCGCGTCCGCCGAGACGCGTCTCGTGAGAGCGGTCAGTCGCTGGTACGAGGACCGCTACGGTCGTCTGCGAGCCGCGCTCGCCGCGTACGCCTTCAAGCGCCCGCTCGAGAGGGTCGAGGCGGCCGAGCAGCGTGTCGACGAGCTCGTGTGGCGCGCTGGAGCGACCGCGCGGGCGGCTCTCGACCGGGTGGACGCCGAGCTGGCCAGACTGCGTGCGGCCCTCGAGGCCGGAGACCCGGCGGGCCTCCTCGAACGAGGATACGCGCTGGTGGCACGGGACGAGGACGGGCGGCCCGTCCGGTCGATCGGAGAGGTCTCGCCCGGGGCAGGCATACGTGTGACGATCGTCGACGGGAGCCTCGGCTGCACCGTCGACTCCGTCGACCCTCAGACCAGGGAGGACAGGTGGCCGGAAAGAAATCCGTCGAAGAGAAGCTGA
- a CDS encoding polyprenyl synthetase family protein has product MTREMGGFLRGFLDERRRLVERSLDGLLPSAGTPPGRLHEAMRYSVFSGGKRLRPILTLAACEVVGGGSERALQPACATELVHTYSLIHDDLPAMDDDDLRRGRPTSHRVYGEALAILAGDALLTAAFEAVASSPGLESVQRAEIVAILASANGSRGMVGGQAADIEPPSTGDPVEDVTFIHTRKTAMPLAGAVEIGAVSGGADGDRRVALRRYGERLGLAFQIADDLLDITGTEEEMGKAVGKDEASGKLTYPGAVGVEASRERARSLVNEAVEALDGIGGDTGALKAIAEYIVRRRT; this is encoded by the coding sequence ATGACGCGTGAGATGGGCGGGTTCCTGCGAGGCTTCCTGGACGAGCGGAGGCGGCTGGTGGAACGGTCGCTCGACGGGCTGCTGCCCTCTGCCGGGACGCCGCCCGGGCGCCTGCACGAGGCAATGCGCTACAGCGTCTTCTCGGGCGGCAAGCGCCTGCGGCCCATCCTGACGCTCGCCGCGTGCGAGGTCGTCGGTGGCGGGTCCGAGCGCGCACTTCAGCCGGCTTGCGCCACCGAACTCGTCCACACGTACTCGCTCATCCACGACGATCTGCCGGCGATGGACGACGACGATCTCAGGCGCGGGCGTCCGACGTCCCACAGGGTCTACGGTGAGGCACTTGCGATACTCGCCGGCGACGCGCTCCTGACGGCCGCTTTCGAGGCCGTCGCGTCGAGCCCGGGACTCGAGTCAGTCCAGAGGGCCGAGATCGTCGCGATCCTCGCGTCGGCGAACGGCAGCCGCGGGATGGTCGGCGGCCAGGCCGCCGACATCGAGCCGCCGTCGACCGGCGACCCCGTGGAGGACGTCACGTTCATTCACACGAGGAAGACCGCGATGCCGCTGGCGGGCGCCGTCGAGATCGGGGCCGTCTCGGGCGGGGCGGACGGCGACCGTCGCGTGGCCCTTCGCCGGTACGGCGAGAGGCTGGGTCTGGCGTTCCAGATCGCCGACGATCTGCTCGACATCACCGGAACCGAGGAGGAGATGGGGAAGGCCGTCGGCAAGGACGAGGCGAGCGGGAAGCTCACGTACCCCGGAGCCGTCGGTGTCGAAGCGTCCCGGGAACGCGCCCGGTCTCTCGTGAACGAGGCCGTTGAGGCCCTCGATGGGATCGGCGGCGACACGGGTGCTCTGAAGGCGATCGCTGAGTACATCGTCAGACGGCGAACGTAA